From one Gemmatimonadaceae bacterium genomic stretch:
- the moaC gene encoding cyclic pyranopterin monophosphate synthase MoaC has translation MSDLTHADKTGRARLVDISDKPETVRVARAAGAIRMSPATLDAIRNNQMAKGDVLSVARIAGIMGAKRTSDTIPLCHPIALTDIGLDFAFDDTLPGIRVETRAATIGRTGVEMEALVATTAALLTIYDMAKAIDRGMEITGIALSEKSGGRSGTWRRAELQP, from the coding sequence GTGAGCGATTTGACACACGCAGACAAAACTGGTCGCGCGCGACTGGTGGACATCAGTGATAAGCCCGAGACCGTTCGCGTCGCGAGGGCCGCAGGAGCAATTCGTATGAGCCCGGCGACGCTCGATGCAATCCGCAATAATCAAATGGCCAAAGGCGATGTCCTTTCGGTGGCACGCATCGCGGGAATCATGGGCGCGAAAAGAACATCGGATACCATCCCGCTGTGCCACCCGATCGCCCTCACCGACATCGGGCTCGACTTCGCCTTCGACGATACCCTGCCTGGTATCCGGGTCGAAACCCGCGCCGCAACCATCGGCAGGACGGGCGTCGAGATGGAAGCGCTCGTCGCAACTACGGCGGCCCTGCTCACCATCTACGACATGGCGAAGGCAATCGACCGCGGAATGGAGATCACCGGTATCGCCTTGAGCGAGAAAAGTGGCGGCCGTTCCGGCACTTGGCGCCGGGCCGAGCTTCAGCCCTGA
- a CDS encoding DJ-1/PfpI/YhbO family deglycase/protease, producing the protein MAGDLTGRKVAVLATDGVEQVELTAPWQALKEARAEASLVSLKAAEVQGFINGEKADTFVVDRVVTDVRAGDFDALVIPGGQRSTEALRANAGAVDFVRGFMEADKPVAAICHAPRLLVEAGAVKGRTLTSHADLADEIRAAGGVWVDKQAQVDQKLLTSRRAEDLPAFCANLIALLASAIDERRLDRMVEQSFPASDPLPGPISPR; encoded by the coding sequence ATGGCCGGGGATCTTACAGGTCGGAAGGTCGCTGTGCTGGCGACTGATGGTGTTGAGCAGGTTGAATTGACGGCTCCGTGGCAGGCGCTCAAGGAGGCCAGGGCGGAAGCGTCGCTGGTGTCGTTGAAGGCGGCTGAGGTTCAAGGTTTCATCAATGGAGAGAAAGCCGACACATTTGTGGTGGACCGGGTAGTGACTGACGTCCGCGCAGGTGATTTCGATGCGCTCGTGATTCCCGGGGGTCAGCGCAGTACCGAGGCGTTGAGGGCCAATGCCGGTGCAGTTGATTTCGTGCGGGGATTCATGGAAGCGGACAAACCAGTCGCAGCGATTTGTCATGCGCCGCGCCTGCTGGTAGAAGCCGGGGCAGTGAAGGGACGGACACTCACATCGCACGCGGATCTGGCCGATGAGATCCGGGCCGCGGGGGGAGTCTGGGTCGACAAGCAGGCGCAGGTGGATCAGAAACTTCTGACCAGCCGGCGGGCAGAGGATTTACCGGCTTTCTGCGCCAACCTGATCGCGTTGCTTGCATCGGCGATCGACGAACGCCGGCTCGACCGGATGGTGGAGCAAAGCTTTCCCGCCAGTGACCCGCTTCCGGGACCGATCTCTCCGCGATGA
- a CDS encoding transcriptional regulator, translating into MSRRAANNTALDLDRLIHERMRLGIVSALAVNDSLSFSDLKKLMGTTDGNLSVHARKLEEAEYIACTKSFEGRMPKTQYRLTQAGRRALERYLDHMEALIRVTRDR; encoded by the coding sequence GTGTCACGCCGCGCTGCGAATAACACGGCGCTCGATCTCGACCGACTCATTCACGAAAGGATGCGGCTCGGAATCGTCAGCGCGCTGGCGGTGAACGATTCGCTCAGCTTCAGTGACCTCAAGAAGCTGATGGGTACCACTGATGGAAATCTCAGCGTGCATGCCCGAAAGCTGGAAGAAGCGGAATACATTGCGTGCACAAAATCGTTCGAGGGGCGAATGCCGAAGACACAATACCGGCTGACCCAGGCCGGCCGTCGGGCACTCGAACGGTACCTCGATCACATGGAAGCCCTGATCCGCGTCACGCGGGATCGTTAG
- a CDS encoding di-trans,poly-cis-decaprenylcistransferase yields the protein MTGQTPRGIHVAIIMDGNGRWATGRGQLRTAGHIAGARTVRKIVEAAPGCGIGALTLYAFSADNWRRPSREVALLMRLFRRYLISEVARCVTNGVRMRIIGRRDRIPAELLRAIVNAEQATRAGRTLDLRIAVDYSSRDAILRSARLLAARMPGSPDQERAEFAELLAHVDHGAGGSRDVDLLIRTGGEQRLSDFLLWECAYAELHFTRRMWPEFSPVDLLAAVEDFYARERRFGTVPTAAAG from the coding sequence ATGACTGGACAAACGCCCCGTGGAATTCACGTAGCTATCATCATGGACGGCAACGGTCGCTGGGCAACTGGGCGTGGCCAGTTGCGCACGGCCGGGCATATAGCTGGGGCACGAACTGTTCGAAAGATCGTCGAAGCGGCGCCCGGTTGCGGAATCGGGGCGCTTACCCTCTATGCTTTCTCCGCGGACAACTGGCGGCGTCCTTCAAGAGAGGTCGCACTGCTCATGCGGCTCTTTCGAAGATACCTCATTTCTGAAGTTGCGCGATGCGTGACCAACGGTGTCAGGATGCGCATCATCGGAAGGCGCGATCGAATTCCGGCGGAGCTGCTGAGGGCAATCGTGAACGCCGAGCAGGCGACTCGAGCGGGACGCACTCTGGACCTGCGCATTGCTGTCGATTACTCCTCACGGGACGCCATTTTGCGGAGTGCTCGCCTGCTTGCTGCCCGCATGCCTGGCAGCCCAGACCAGGAGCGAGCCGAATTCGCGGAACTCCTTGCTCACGTAGATCATGGGGCAGGGGGGTCACGTGATGTCGACCTTCTGATTCGCACCGGCGGCGAACAGCGTCTCAGCGATTTTCTGCTTTGGGAATGTGCCTACGCCGAGCTCCATTTTACACGGCGGATGTGGCCCGAGTTCTCTCCTGTTGACCTGCTCGCGGCTGTCGAGGATTTTTATGCGCGCGAGCGACGTTTCGGGACGGTTCCTACTGCTGCCGCCGGCTGA